From the genome of Triticum aestivum cultivar Chinese Spring chromosome 1A, IWGSC CS RefSeq v2.1, whole genome shotgun sequence:
AGAAGGCCACTGGAAAGATGTCCTGGATGACAACTTGTGGCAGCAGGGGGAAATCGGCGGGATCTCGCCGGCGCTCTGGCTGAGCTACCAGCACCTTGATCCCCGCCTCAAGCAGTGCTTCGCATACTGTGCGGTGTTTCCAGGTGACTATGTCTTCCGAAAGGAAGAACTGGAGCAGATGTGGGTAGCACATGGGTTCATATATTCCGATGATCCCGCGGCGACATTGGAGGACGTCGCCGGCGAGTTCTTCGATGAGCTTGTCGAACGATGCTTCTTCCAGCCTCTGGGAAGGAACAGATACGTCATGCACCACACGATGCAGAGGCTGTCGCGAGCAGTCTCAGGGAGCCAGTTTCACATGGTCACTGATAGCTCAGGTGAAGTGCCACAGGAAGTTCGTCACCTGACAATCACAACTAACAACCTGCTGAAGCTGAAGATGGATCTGGCATTGCAGCTCTCACATCCCTCCGATCACCATTTCCTCCAGCGGGTCCGCACAATCCTGTTCTTCGAAGATTTTGGCGATTCAGATGATTTCTTGGAAGTTCTAGCCGAGGTTTTCTCGATCGCAAAGAGCGTGAGGGTCCTCGGCTTATCGTCTGCAAACATTTCACTTCTGCCTGCTGAGATCGGCCTGCTCCGACACCTCCGGTATCTCAACCTGTCCAGGAACAGACTCACTGAACTTCCAGAGACAATGTGCCAGCTCCACCTGCTGCAGGTCCTTGACGACAAGTGCAACTCTCCGTACCTCCGTCCTCCCAATGGCATGACAAACTTGATTCATCTGAGGCATCTGCGTGCATGTGAAGCTTTCCTTTCGGCCATACCTGACATCCAACTACTCTCAAATCTGCAAGAACTGGAGGCAATCTGCATCAAGAGTGGCGCGCATGCCAATGCCCTACGCCAAATGGTGCAGCTCAAAGGCGCGCTTCGCGTTGCGAATCTCCGGCGGAGCGATGCCAGTGGGTTCATGAAGGGTATCCTGAAGGGAACAAAGCACCTGAACAAATTACAGCACCTGAGCAAACTACACCTGTCATGGCCTAGCAGTTCCATGGCCGGAAGCAACGAGGTTTCAGGTGATGAAGAgctgcttgagtgcctgcagcCACATGAGAACATAGAGATTCTGACGGTTTCGGGCTATGCAGGAATAAGGTCTCCACCATGGATGCTGAAGACCTCTTGCTCCCTGCCGAATGTTACATCTATGTGCTTGACAGATTGCCTGAACTGGGAGAGCCTGCCTTGCTTGCATGACATGCCTTGCCTCGAGGTCCTTGAGATCAAGAGGATGCACTCTGTCAACAAGGTGGCCATTTCTCAACTATCAGATCAAGAATTGTTCCCGAAGCTCAAAAGGCTCATCATCGAAGACGCTTCGCATTTCACCGGATGGTCGACCGGCAACTCGACAAGACACATGTCATTCCCCTGCCTCTGCAAGCTGGAGATAAGAAACTGTCCCAGCCTGACGACCTTTCCGGACGTCCCCCTTACGCTCACCACCATGATCATTGAAAATGTTGGTCTCGAGCTGCTGCCAATGATTCATGACAAGCAGTCATCATCAGAAGAAGCAATGTCatcaacatcagaggaaggtggtAGATGGACGTCGCGGCTCACCACGTTACACATACACCGGTGCCACAAGCTGAGGTCCCTGGGATCCGGCCTTCTTCAGCAGCAGCACCTCCTGCGGTCTCTCGAGGCTCTGTCGATCAAGAGCTGTGACGATGTCGCCTGCGATCTGCCCGACGGCTTCAAGGATCTCACCGCGCTGAGGGACCTCTCACTGTACGACTGCCCGAAGCTGCTCGTGGACAAGTTCCACGCGTCGCTGCGGACGCTGGAGATCAGCGAGTGCTTCGTCGCGCGGGGCGGGTGGGTGGACGAGTACCCTTTCCTCTTCTCGGTGTGGGTGCTGAAGATCAGCGGCTGCTCGCACGTGAGCTCCGATCATGGCGGCAAGGTTGCTGAGTCTCTGGACTGGCTGAGCTCCATGTTCAACGTGTACAGCCTTCAGCTGGAGAACACGTCGTTTGTGACCCTGAACATGTTTGACAAGCTCCATTTTCTCGAGACACTCGAGATCGACGGGAGCCGTGGCGCGTTCTTTGACGGTTCCTGGGAGTTTGAGTGGCTGGAGAAGCTGCACACCCTGAGCATCAGAGGCTGCGGTGAACTGAGTGAGCTGCCGGAGAACCTGTACACTCTGCCTGCGCTGGAAGAGCTGTGTGTGGACAACTGCCCGGCCATTCAGGCACTGCCGGCGAACGGCTTGCCGGCGTCGCTGAAGAGGCTCTCCATATCCAAGTGCAGTCCGGAGCTGATCCAGAGGTGCCTCGACGACGAACTTGATCggcccaagattgccaaggttggTGTCGTTTACATTGATGGGCATAATATTGCTGCTCGGCAGGAGTAGTGCGGCATTCTTGTTCCCCTGTATCTGCAGACATTGTCTGATTGATTGAAGTAGTACTTGATCAATGCATCCATCTGAATCGTATGAAACCTACTGTATTATATTGCTTCGGACTGTTGGCATAGAGATTGAGATGGCATTGGTACCTGCAATTCAGTTTTTGCGAAGCTGTGAACTCCACATTTTCCCATTTGCACGCACACTTTGTCTCGAGTCAACTCTCCCCCAAGCCCCGTGTCTGCGTCGGGCGATCCGGGGGAGGCGCATCCGGATCCGCGGCCGCCGAGTACCACATCCCCACCAACCACCGCTGCCGCTGGCCGGCGCCGCGGTGGCGGTGGGCCCTCTCGCCGCGGAAGGTGCCGGGAGGGAGGCTCGCGGGGGCGCGTGACGGGGCGCTGCGTGGAGGTCGCCGTTGCCGTCGTGCGGCGTCGCTGGAGGGTCGCGGCCTTACTCCCTGCTGGCGGGCGAGGGCATGGGCGGCGCGGTGCCGGCGCTGTGTGACGTGCGGGGAGGCCGGATCTCGTTCCGCGTTTTGCGGCCTGCTCGATCTGCCCGTCCCTCGCCATGTCCGGCGTGCAAGGAGGCGGCTAGGCCGTCGGGTTGCTACTACTGGCAAGGGTGGAGGTGCAGCGGTGCCTCTTGGCCACAAGGGATggaatttttttctttattttactTTTCACTTTTTTGCAAAAAGAAATCCAAATTCACGAAGTTTTTTTTGTatcaaattcaaaaatgttcatcaatgtgtaaaaatgttcataaaattcatttttttgttcatcgggttgaaaaaatgttcatccaaattcaaaatttgttcatcgaattcaaaaaaattcatcaaattccAAATTTGTTCAACGATTTCAAAAAAATGTGCATCAAATACAAAATTTGTCCATCGAATGTGTTCATCcattattcaaaaaatattcttgaaTACAAGTTTTTTCATCAAGTTTTTAAAAATAGTTCATcatattcaaattttgttcaccaaatataaaaaaatgttcatcattatgAAAAAGATCATGCAAAATATTTCACCAAAATAAGAAAATGTTCATTAAATttcaaaaaatcatgaacattttattacAAAAATTCACTTTTGTTGAAATTTGGAACTTTTCTAAATTACGTAGTATTTTGAAGAAGAAAATTAAATAAAAGCAGACAGAAAAAAAAAGAATACAGAATAAAACAATGGGGGCGTCCAGCCCCGCTCATGGGCCAGCGCGTCACATGCCAATATAGGAGGTCTCGTTCTGGATGGGCCTACTTGGGGGATTTGGGGGCCTGTGGACCGGTTGTGTGGTGCGTAGGATGGGCTGCTCCGGTCCAAACCTggccacatgggccggcccaacccgGCATGGCTGTAAAAGGGCTTGGCACAGCCATGCTTCTAGGTTGGCCCATATGTCGGGTACGCGTGCTTCTGGGTCGGCCCGTGTGCCTGGGCTGTGAGGCTAGGCTCATgtgattttattttaaatttttaaaCAACCCAAAAGGCCGAAATAGCAAGCAGGTCGGACCGACACATTCGGCTAATGTGTTGTGCTTGGGCCTCGATGCAAGGCACGCGTGTCGGCATGGCATGACCCATTTATAAACGGGCCGCGTGAACTATGTTGGCCCAGATGGCCAGGTTTGACGCACGGGTCGTGTCGTGCTAGCCCGAAGGCCTTGTCACGTGGATCGGTCTGGCACCACACGGCTGCTGGTCGGCCTGTGTTGCTTTTCAGCTTTGTGGGCCTCCAAGCCTTTTgtttttaaaaattaaaaaaactaataaataaatgcatgaaaatctagaaaattaaaaaaaatataggAAAATCTTTAAAAAATAGGGGGGAAATCCTAGTTAATACTTACAAGCCAAATGGGTCGCATGCGACATCGGGCCATGTCATGCCGGCCCGCAATTAAAAGGGTCGTGTTGTGCCCGACCTTAAGGCCCGCCTTTCGGGGTCGGCCTTGTTCGTGGTGAGCCGAAGGTCGGCCCAACCCTTTTAATCACATGTCGTACCGAACCAAAATTACATGCAC
Proteins encoded in this window:
- the LOC123065497 gene encoding putative disease resistance protein RGA3, with the translated sequence MAMATPPHKLATMVGWSASAFVAAVLARLIRKGIALLAELDEAAVGHLRRLEGLLAAVWRVLDAADAGAIDSSQRPIQDLLDAACSADDALDDLEYALRHAEAAGGGDPGSNASTPASVAGAGATRKPRSPMRFLLCFSPPRTASSAGSSLWKCSSKKRSSAVNANLDGLREAFEAVAQAAYRCTSMYEHVVPRKNYATIVSVKSPGDAVRDKYDIFGREAEVDQIVKAVRLGDDLHYRLGVGVLPVVGAEGVGKTALTQLIFHHEIIKAEFPLRMWAHVSGELLLSKQLMLQMIHPVVAGDAGHDIQDARELLLAQLAGKRFLLVLDRITDVSDAQWRDLMEVLQPAARRSLIMVTTQSEDAAAAMGTMTPLILGPLAFDDYWRMFKHFAFGAADEAEEDCTPLVDEWDDLEEEEEELSPMEQVACQIAKNMGCSPLPARAIGRSLYFRRDEEGHWKDVLDDNLWQQGEIGGISPALWLSYQHLDPRLKQCFAYCAVFPGDYVFRKEELEQMWVAHGFIYSDDPAATLEDVAGEFFDELVERCFFQPLGRNRYVMHHTMQRLSRAVSGSQFHMVTDSSGEVPQEVRHLTITTNNLLKLKMDLALQLSHPSDHHFLQRVRTILFFEDFGDSDDFLEVLAEVFSIAKSVRVLGLSSANISLLPAEIGLLRHLRYLNLSRNRLTELPETMCQLHLLQVLDDKCNSPYLRPPNGMTNLIHLRHLRACEAFLSAIPDIQLLSNLQELEAICIKSGAHANALRQMVQLKGALRVANLRRSDASGFMKGILKGTKHLNKLQHLSKLHLSWPSSSMAGSNEVSGDEELLECLQPHENIEILTVSGYAGIRSPPWMLKTSCSLPNVTSMCLTDCLNWESLPCLHDMPCLEVLEIKRMHSVNKVAISQLSDQELFPKLKRLIIEDASHFTGWSTGNSTRHMSFPCLCKLEIRNCPSLTTFPDVPLTLTTMIIENVGLELLPMIHDKQSSSEEAMSSTSEEGGRWTSRLTTLHIHRCHKLRSLGSGLLQQQHLLRSLEALSIKSCDDVACDLPDGFKDLTALRDLSLYDCPKLLVDKFHASLRTLEISECFVARGGWVDEYPFLFSVWVLKISGCSHVSSDHGGKVAESLDWLSSMFNVYSLQLENTSFVTLNMFDKLHFLETLEIDGSRGAFFDGSWEFEWLEKLHTLSIRGCGELSELPENLYTLPALEELCVDNCPAIQALPANGLPASLKRLSISKCSPELIQRCLDDELDRPKIAKVGVVYIDGHNIAARQE